Within Eremothecium cymbalariae DBVPG#7215 chromosome 3, complete sequence, the genomic segment ATCCTTGATATGTTGACCATTCAAATTTATTCGACCGTTCAAGCCTgaagttattattttttgccAGAAGTTTAATTTTCCAGGACTCATAAGGCTCTCCAGCGAAAAGCGATATAATAACTTTACCAGAGTCGTCATTGAGTTGCGCTTCACCATCTAACGAGTATCCATTCATACTACTATTGCAGTTCGGTCCGGAATTATTGTTAACCAATTGAAACAGCTGATTACAGCTATCGAAATATCCGTATACAAGCTCTTGGTGCTCTTTAATATTACGATCTTGATCTTTAATAGAATGGCCAGTATGTGGGAAATTGAACATGATGTAGTTTAGCGGTTTACTACCCCATTGAGGTCCTAGAACCTTGGACCATGGAGTCCTTTTTGTGAGCTTAAAACTTGAAATTAACTTAGTAGCATCAATGCGAAAGAATATCTTGATACCTCGAGATACTAGATAATCATAATTTTCCGAAAATGTATGTGgatattttaaattaaTTTCCGTAGTGCCGCTATCATAACTCGTTACGATTAGGTTTTCTGGTTTAATATAACCTTGTTCTACTATAGATTTggcaaaagaaaaatcacCTTCTCCAACTAACAATAAAGTGGCATCACGTTCAAATGGAACAAACGTCCTCTGTAgctcttttctttttgccTGCTTTGTTGGTTTACCTTTCTTCAATTCATATTCATGCCTCCGTTTATGCTTAGATTTGGCTTGCTCAGTAGCCTGATATCTTTGCAAAGTACCTTTTAGCCCTTTTGAGTTAGCCTTGCCCTTTAATTTGCGTGCCATATTGCTTATTTGTATTCTAATGTGTTGAATAACTATTTGGGCTTTTTAGATGAGCCTACActgttgaaaatttttatgTGAACTGGgagaaaatattaaaccTTtaggaagaagataaataTGATTGAATCAACTGATACACTTGTTCAAGTTGTTTCAGCCTTGGTTCACTATTCTGCATCCATAAGTTAGTAAAATATACCTCTCagaatttttggatatgTGGATATACATACCGGGAATATTATATGCAATTTCTTCGATCTTTTAACGATTGCACAGAGATAAAATATGACAGAAAACCCTTGAATCCCCTCATTAATGACAACATCTACTATCTCATCAGTTGGTATAAAGGTCTTCGTCTCGAATAAAACATCGTTTAACTTTTGGGGAAGAAGTACACAACCTCTAGTAGTCGATATTTGGATACCATAATCTCTGAAAACGTAAAAAGAATCAATTGTTGGAGTTCTTATTAAGAATAAGGTGATCGAagagaataatatttttacGAAGATCACCTTCTCTCTAAGAGAAATGTAATGTATTAGGAAGTAGCCCAATATTTGCAGTAAAATCCATATACAAAGTTTCATTATTCTTAgcataaaaaaattaactGGTCTAACCTCGAATTTAATACAAAATCCTGTCAAATCCCTC encodes:
- the GPI15 gene encoding phosphatidylinositol N-acetylglucosaminyltransferase GPI15 (similar to Ashbya gossypii ADL220C) — encoded protein: MNLNIERDLTGFCIKFEVRPVNFFMLRIMKLCIWILLQILGYFLIHYISLREKVIFVKILFSSITLFLIRTPTIDSFYVFRDYGIQISTTRGCVLLPQKLNDVLFETKTFIPTDEIVDVVINEGIQGFSVIFYLCAIVKRSKKLHIIFPVCISTYPKILRGIFY
- the BMT5 gene encoding 25S rRNA (uracil2634-N3)-methyltransferase (similar to Ashbya gossypii ADL221C) gives rise to the protein MARKLKGKANSKGLKGTLQRYQATEQAKSKHKRRHEYELKKGKPTKQAKRKELQRTFVPFERDATLLLVGEGDFSFAKSIVEQGYIKPENLIVTSYDSGTTEINLKYPHTFSENYDYLVSRGIKIFFRIDATKLISSFKLTKRTPWSKVLGPQWGSKPLNYIMFNFPHTGHSIKDQDRNIKEHQELVYGYFDSCNQLFQLVNNNSGPNCNSSMNGYSLDGEAQLNDDSGKVIISLFAGEPYESWKIKLLAKNNNFRLERSNKFEWSTYQGYNHKRTRSEQDTTVPAAQRDARIFIFEKSYKKRQSAQSLKDSDDEDD